In Rhodanobacter humi, the following are encoded in one genomic region:
- a CDS encoding O-linked N-acetylglucosamine transferase, SPINDLY family protein: protein MASTSFADVNAVLNRLTVLLQDGAFADAANLAAGARLQYPVAAELVRLHGTALLQLGRIREAQMALVRAAELAPESVETQCSLAAIALSGGRADDAIERMRAMLHRSPNHPAALQMLGSALMAAARHAEASEAFALALQAMPQHPGLCLDLADAELQLGHARQAEARVREALQLAPSSDAAHALLGQVLQMQGRSREALDAWLQAERLAPGNAQYPCEAGRILERMGALETAAGAYDRALRLDPNYIPALGRLVFLRRRLCDWRELDALAERLRLAAASGHAVLNPFALLAEELEPAVQLRAAKACAAAIEQRIAPLRRQLDFTHPRPALDMPIRVGFVADGFNEHATGLLVVALIEALPGRPLELHLFATTPDDGGTTRRRLASAARLHDVSALDPVQTARRIHAAGIEILIDLNGYGGNNGADLMALCAAPVQVNWLACPGTSGAPWMDYLLADAVMLPDSLRPHVREKLLRLPRCCQPNDVTRIVRHPPARAECGLPAHGTVFACFNGSHKLNATSFGRMMKILQQVPGSVLWLRSGPEGADDRLRGAAIAAGIAPERLVFLPRLPHLEYLARYNHVDLLLDTLPYNAGTTASDALWAGCPLLTCRGHGFAGRVAASLLHHLDMPELVCENEAAFVATAVLYGNDRDALDLLRLRLAMQRANNPLFDMQGFANDFRRMLKAISARYRSGRPAADLDL, encoded by the coding sequence ATGGCCAGTACATCCTTTGCCGATGTCAACGCCGTACTGAACCGGCTGACGGTCCTGCTGCAGGACGGCGCCTTCGCCGACGCCGCGAATCTTGCCGCCGGCGCACGCCTGCAGTATCCCGTGGCGGCCGAGCTGGTCCGGTTGCACGGCACCGCTCTCCTGCAACTGGGGCGCATCAGGGAGGCGCAGATGGCGCTGGTCCGCGCGGCGGAACTGGCACCCGAAAGCGTCGAGACGCAATGCAGCCTGGCCGCCATTGCGCTGTCCGGGGGGCGCGCCGACGACGCCATCGAGCGCATGCGCGCCATGTTGCACCGCTCGCCGAACCATCCCGCGGCCCTGCAAATGCTCGGCAGCGCGCTGATGGCCGCCGCGCGACATGCGGAAGCCAGCGAGGCCTTCGCCCTGGCCTTGCAAGCCATGCCGCAGCATCCGGGCCTGTGCCTGGATCTCGCCGACGCCGAACTGCAACTCGGCCACGCCCGGCAAGCGGAAGCACGGGTGCGCGAAGCGCTGCAGCTCGCGCCCTCCTCCGATGCCGCCCACGCCCTGCTCGGGCAGGTGCTGCAGATGCAGGGCCGCTCCCGGGAAGCCCTCGACGCATGGTTGCAGGCCGAACGCCTGGCCCCGGGCAATGCGCAATATCCCTGCGAGGCGGGCCGGATACTGGAGCGGATGGGCGCGCTCGAAACCGCCGCCGGCGCCTATGACCGCGCGCTGCGCCTGGACCCGAATTACATCCCGGCGCTGGGCCGGCTGGTGTTCCTGCGGCGCCGGCTGTGCGACTGGCGCGAACTGGACGCGCTGGCCGAACGCCTGCGGCTGGCGGCGGCCTCGGGTCATGCCGTCCTCAACCCGTTCGCGCTGCTTGCCGAAGAGCTGGAGCCTGCCGTGCAACTGCGCGCCGCCAAGGCTTGCGCGGCCGCCATCGAGCAACGGATCGCACCGCTGCGCCGGCAGCTCGACTTCACGCACCCCCGGCCCGCGCTGGACATGCCGATACGCGTGGGCTTCGTCGCCGACGGCTTCAACGAACACGCCACCGGCCTGCTGGTGGTCGCGCTGATCGAAGCCTTGCCCGGCAGGCCGCTGGAGCTCCACCTGTTCGCCACGACGCCGGACGACGGCGGCACTACCCGTCGCCGGCTGGCCAGCGCCGCCCGCTTGCACGATGTCTCGGCGCTCGATCCGGTGCAGACGGCCCGGCGGATCCACGCGGCCGGCATCGAGATCCTGATCGACCTCAACGGCTATGGCGGCAATAACGGTGCGGACCTGATGGCGTTGTGCGCCGCGCCGGTACAGGTGAACTGGCTGGCCTGCCCCGGCACGTCGGGCGCGCCCTGGATGGATTACCTGCTGGCCGATGCCGTGATGCTGCCCGACAGCTTGCGTCCCCACGTCCGCGAAAAACTGCTGCGCCTGCCGCGCTGCTGCCAACCCAACGACGTCACCCGCATCGTGCGGCACCCGCCCGCGCGTGCGGAATGCGGCCTGCCCGCGCACGGCACCGTGTTCGCCTGCTTCAACGGCAGCCACAAGCTCAACGCGACTTCGTTCGGGCGGATGATGAAGATCCTGCAGCAGGTGCCGGGCAGCGTGCTGTGGCTGCGCTCCGGCCCGGAAGGCGCGGACGATCGCCTGCGCGGCGCGGCCATCGCCGCCGGCATCGCGCCGGAGCGGCTGGTCTTCCTGCCGCGCCTGCCGCACCTGGAATACTTGGCGCGCTACAACCATGTCGACCTGTTGCTGGACACGCTGCCATACAACGCAGGCACCACCGCTTCCGATGCACTGTGGGCAGGTTGTCCGCTGCTCACCTGCCGCGGCCACGGCTTCGCCGGCCGGGTCGCCGCCAGCCTGCTCCATCACCTGGACATGCCGGAACTCGTCTGCGAGAACGAAGCCGCCTTCGTCGCCACCGCCGTGCTGTACGGCAACGATCGCGACGCGCTCGACCTGCTGCGCCTGCGCCTCGCCATGCAGCGCGCGAACAATCCGCTGTTCGACATGCAGGGCTTCGCCAATGACTTCCGCCGCATGCTCAAGGCCATCAGCGCCAGGTATCGCAGCGGGCGACCGGCTGCGGATCTGGATCTGTAG
- the prfA gene encoding peptide chain release factor 1 codes for MTPSIRRKLETLAERHEEVGLLLAQPDVLADGTRFRELSREYAQLEPVVAALREHEGAVRELADARAMTDDPELAEMAADDIARLESRLTELDGELQLLLLPKDPRDEANLYLEVRAGTGGDEAAIFAGDLFRMYVRYAERRRWQVEILSEHAGEHGGYKEIVARVEGKGAYSRLKFESGTHRVQRVPETESQGRIHTSAATVAILPELDEIESIAINPADLKVDTFRASGAGGQHVNKTDSAIRITHLPTGTVVECQDERSQHKNRARAMSLLQARLLDEAQGKQAAAQAQERRLQVGSGDRSQRIRTYNFPQGRITDHRVNLTLYRLPEIMQGDLDELIDTLTREHQVDELKALA; via the coding sequence ATGACGCCATCCATCCGCCGCAAACTCGAAACCCTTGCCGAACGCCACGAGGAGGTCGGCCTGCTGCTGGCCCAGCCCGACGTGCTGGCCGATGGCACGCGCTTTCGCGAGCTGTCGCGCGAGTACGCCCAACTGGAACCGGTGGTGGCCGCGCTGCGCGAGCACGAAGGCGCCGTGCGCGAGCTGGCCGATGCGCGCGCGATGACCGATGACCCCGAACTCGCCGAGATGGCCGCCGACGACATCGCGCGGCTGGAAAGCCGCCTGACCGAACTCGACGGCGAGCTGCAGCTCCTGCTGCTGCCGAAGGACCCGCGCGACGAGGCGAACCTGTACCTCGAAGTGCGCGCCGGCACCGGCGGCGACGAGGCGGCGATCTTCGCGGGCGACCTGTTCCGCATGTACGTGCGCTATGCCGAACGCAGGCGCTGGCAGGTGGAAATCCTCAGCGAGCACGCGGGCGAGCACGGCGGCTACAAGGAGATCGTGGCGCGTGTCGAGGGCAAGGGCGCGTATTCGCGGCTGAAGTTCGAATCGGGCACGCACCGTGTGCAGCGCGTACCGGAAACCGAGTCGCAGGGGCGCATCCACACCTCGGCGGCGACCGTGGCGATCCTGCCCGAGCTGGACGAAATCGAATCCATCGCGATCAACCCCGCCGACCTCAAGGTCGACACCTTCCGCGCTTCGGGAGCGGGCGGCCAGCACGTCAACAAGACCGACTCGGCGATCCGCATCACGCATCTGCCCACGGGAACGGTGGTGGAGTGCCAGGACGAACGCAGCCAGCACAAGAACCGCGCCCGCGCGATGAGCCTGCTGCAGGCGCGCCTGCTGGACGAGGCGCAGGGCAAGCAGGCCGCGGCGCAGGCGCAGGAACGTCGCCTGCAGGTGGGTTCGGGCGATCGCAGCCAGCGCATCCGCACCTACAACTTCCCGCAGGGCCGCATCACCGACCACCGCGTCAACCTCACCCTGTACCGCCTGCCCGAGATCATGCAGGGCGACCTCGACGAGCTGATCGACACGCTCACCCGCGAGCACCAGGTCGACGAACTGAAGGCACTCGCCTGA
- the hemA gene encoding glutamyl-tRNA reductase: MPLIALGLNHLTAPVTLREQVAFDPEATAAALHELQQEPGVEEAMILSTCNRTELYVGVAAGAEQLPLAWLSRHHRLTPGKLDEFLYRHDEQDAARHLFRVATGLDSMVLGEPQILGQVKDAYQLARDAHTLKAPLDRLLQHTFAVAKRVRTETRIGAHTVSVAFTAVRLAEQVFADLREACVLLIGAGDTIELAARHLADKQARRLIVANRTLETAQDLAGRYGGYAIALADLPQHLAEADVVIASTAARQPVVTRAMVEQALAARRRKPMFMVDIAVPRDIEPAVAGLPDVYLYGIDDLQQVIDDNRRSRVAAAREADAIIDLQVDRYMAWRRALGLRNPALDLRQHAEVYRDEVLEKARAMLARGKSPDEALGFLAHTLTNKLLHHPSARLREAVLSGDLDLLHAAGRLYDLDPQDPDL, translated from the coding sequence ATGCCGCTGATCGCCCTCGGGCTCAACCACCTCACCGCGCCGGTCACCCTGCGCGAACAGGTGGCGTTCGACCCCGAAGCCACCGCCGCCGCCCTGCACGAACTGCAGCAGGAACCCGGCGTGGAGGAGGCGATGATCCTGTCCACCTGCAACCGCACCGAGCTGTACGTGGGCGTGGCCGCCGGCGCCGAGCAACTGCCGCTGGCGTGGCTGAGCCGCCACCACCGTCTGACTCCCGGCAAGCTGGACGAGTTCCTGTACCGCCACGACGAGCAGGACGCGGCGCGCCACCTGTTCCGCGTCGCCACCGGGCTGGATTCGATGGTGCTGGGCGAACCGCAGATCCTCGGCCAGGTGAAGGACGCCTACCAGCTCGCGCGCGACGCGCACACGCTGAAGGCGCCGCTGGACCGCCTGCTGCAGCACACCTTCGCCGTGGCCAAGCGGGTGCGCACGGAAACCCGCATCGGCGCGCACACCGTGTCGGTGGCGTTCACCGCGGTGCGCCTCGCCGAGCAGGTGTTCGCCGACCTGCGCGAGGCCTGCGTGCTGCTGATCGGCGCCGGCGACACCATCGAGCTGGCCGCGCGCCACCTCGCCGACAAGCAGGCGCGCCGGCTGATCGTGGCGAACCGCACGCTGGAGACCGCGCAAGACCTCGCCGGCCGCTACGGCGGCTACGCGATCGCGCTGGCCGACCTGCCGCAGCACCTCGCCGAGGCCGACGTGGTGATCGCCTCCACCGCCGCGCGCCAGCCCGTCGTCACCCGTGCGATGGTCGAGCAGGCACTGGCCGCGCGCCGGCGCAAGCCGATGTTCATGGTGGACATCGCGGTGCCGCGCGACATCGAACCCGCGGTGGCCGGGTTGCCCGACGTGTACCTGTACGGCATCGACGACCTGCAGCAGGTGATCGACGACAACCGCCGCTCGCGCGTCGCCGCCGCCCGCGAGGCCGACGCCATCATCGACCTGCAGGTGGACCGCTACATGGCCTGGCGCCGCGCGCTCGGCCTGCGCAACCCCGCGCTGGACCTGCGCCAGCACGCCGAGGTCTATCGCGACGAGGTGCTGGAGAAGGCCCGCGCCATGCTCGCCCGCGGCAAGTCGCCCGACGAGGCGCTGGGCTTCCTCGCCCACACGCTCACGAACAAGCTGCTGCACCACCCCAGCGCGCGCCTGCGCGAAGCCGTGCTATCGGGCGACCTGGACCTGCTGCATGCGGCGGGGCGGTTGTACGACCTCGATCCGCAAGACCCTGACCTGTAG
- a CDS encoding tetratricopeptide repeat protein: protein MRHFTAAATLMLGLVGCAQAPLKPAAKSAAAAAQPLARMTVVTPDEDHDLLAQLLAGEMALGHSDLKTAAVHYGKAMALGDDPAVAERAAMLAIATRDDAAAARALDRWQALGAKPAAMAQARAQLALNRGDTAEARRQLEILVGSHDKNAWREFGQVLLGARDQAQAGQLLEALATPQRLPADPQAWLAMSELGDKLGRHAYAQRIADAALARFRNNAEVYAWAAQMKARNGDAKGARALLQQAIAKAPDNVHLRLVYASMLSESGDYAGAAKLLDHGPQDANTYQLRAALAARSNDTKALAALYRQLQQAAPDVREQNAFLLGQLAEMQHHETEALAWYGQVGDDDPHAFDADLRSAVLLQAQGKSAAAHELLGQMQLDYLDQPAQLRQAWQLDAELYMREQHYVQAINAFTRALQVVPNDPGLLYGRGLAYAEVGQTDLAVQDFRSLLKLKPDDIDASNALGYTLVDANRDLPEAEQLIAKARAARPNDPAIADSWGWLQYRLGHLDQAVQSLRGAWQAGKDADVGVHLGEALWAQGNHADARHVFDEVRKIDPHNASLQSVLKRLHP from the coding sequence ATGCGGCATTTTACGGCAGCCGCGACGCTGATGCTCGGGCTGGTCGGCTGCGCCCAGGCGCCGCTGAAACCGGCCGCCAAATCGGCGGCGGCCGCGGCCCAGCCGCTGGCGCGGATGACGGTGGTGACGCCGGACGAGGATCACGACCTGCTCGCGCAGTTGCTGGCCGGCGAAATGGCGCTGGGCCACAGTGATCTGAAGACTGCCGCCGTCCATTACGGCAAGGCGATGGCGCTGGGCGACGATCCCGCGGTAGCCGAGCGTGCCGCGATGCTGGCGATCGCGACGCGCGACGATGCGGCTGCCGCACGTGCGCTGGACCGCTGGCAGGCGCTGGGCGCGAAGCCCGCGGCGATGGCGCAGGCGCGGGCCCAGCTCGCGCTGAACCGCGGCGACACCGCCGAGGCGCGGCGCCAGCTGGAGATCCTCGTCGGCAGCCACGACAAGAACGCCTGGCGCGAATTCGGCCAGGTGCTGCTGGGTGCGCGCGACCAGGCCCAGGCCGGGCAGCTGCTGGAAGCGCTGGCCACGCCGCAGCGCCTGCCTGCCGACCCGCAGGCTTGGCTGGCGATGAGCGAACTGGGCGACAAGCTGGGCCGCCATGCCTACGCGCAGCGCATCGCGGACGCCGCGCTGGCGCGCTTCCGCAACAACGCCGAGGTGTATGCCTGGGCGGCGCAAATGAAGGCGCGCAACGGCGACGCCAAGGGCGCGCGCGCGCTGCTGCAGCAGGCGATCGCCAAGGCGCCCGACAACGTGCACCTGCGCCTGGTCTACGCCAGCATGCTCAGCGAGTCCGGCGACTACGCGGGAGCCGCGAAGCTGCTCGACCACGGCCCGCAGGACGCCAACACCTACCAACTGCGCGCCGCACTGGCCGCGCGCAGCAACGACACCAAGGCGCTGGCGGCGCTGTATCGTCAACTGCAGCAGGCCGCGCCGGACGTGCGCGAGCAGAACGCCTTCCTGCTCGGGCAGCTGGCCGAGATGCAGCACCACGAGACCGAGGCGCTGGCCTGGTACGGCCAGGTCGGCGACGACGATCCGCATGCCTTCGACGCCGACCTGCGCAGCGCCGTGCTGCTGCAGGCACAGGGCAAGAGCGCCGCGGCGCACGAGCTGCTGGGCCAAATGCAGCTGGACTACCTCGACCAGCCGGCCCAGCTGCGCCAGGCCTGGCAGCTCGACGCCGAGCTCTACATGCGCGAACAGCACTACGTGCAGGCGATCAACGCGTTCACCCGCGCGCTGCAGGTGGTGCCGAACGACCCGGGCCTGCTGTACGGCCGCGGCTTGGCCTACGCCGAGGTCGGCCAGACCGATCTCGCGGTGCAGGATTTCCGCAGCCTGCTCAAGCTCAAGCCCGACGACATCGACGCCAGCAACGCGCTGGGCTACACCCTGGTCGACGCGAACCGCGACCTGCCCGAGGCGGAGCAGCTGATCGCGAAAGCGCGCGCGGCGCGGCCGAACGATCCGGCGATCGCCGATTCCTGGGGCTGGCTGCAGTACCGGCTCGGCCATCTCGACCAGGCGGTGCAGTCGCTGCGCGGCGCGTGGCAGGCGGGCAAGGATGCCGATGTCGGCGTGCATCTGGGCGAGGCGCTGTGGGCGCAAGGCAACCACGCGGACGCGCGGCACGTGTTCGACGAGGTGCGCAAGATCGATCCGCACAACGCCAGCCTGCAAAGCGTGCTGAAGCGGCTCCATCCATGA
- the lolB gene encoding lipoprotein insertase outer membrane protein LolB: protein MRFRHRLLAAALPLLLAACAPQLVRIKGDAALLNAQAAREHVLAHTDHWTLEGRLGVSDGHTGGSGGFTWTQDGDSYRFVFRTPITGRSFELSGGPDGALLEGLDGGPLRGTDAEALMRRALGWEVPLHDLRAWVLGLRADSGPAELAFGDNQLPSLLTQDGWTVDYRAWDTARQPALPTTIFAARPPYKVRLSVENWTIR from the coding sequence ATGAGGTTCCGTCACCGACTCCTCGCGGCGGCGCTGCCGCTGCTGCTCGCCGCCTGCGCGCCGCAGCTCGTGCGCATCAAGGGCGATGCCGCCCTGCTGAATGCGCAGGCCGCGCGCGAACACGTGCTGGCGCACACCGATCACTGGACGCTGGAAGGGCGGTTGGGCGTCTCCGACGGCCACACCGGCGGCAGCGGCGGTTTCACCTGGACCCAGGACGGCGACAGCTACCGCTTCGTGTTCCGCACGCCGATCACCGGCCGCAGCTTCGAGCTCAGCGGCGGCCCCGATGGCGCCCTGCTCGAAGGGCTGGACGGCGGCCCGCTGCGGGGCACCGATGCCGAGGCCTTGATGCGCCGAGCGTTGGGCTGGGAAGTGCCGCTGCACGACCTGCGCGCCTGGGTGCTGGGACTGCGCGCGGACAGCGGCCCGGCCGAGCTGGCGTTCGGCGACAACCAGCTGCCTTCGCTGCTCACCCAGGACGGCTGGACGGTGGATTACCGCGCCTGGGACACCGCGCGCCAGCCCGCGCTGCCCACCACGATCTTCGCCGCGCGGCCGCCGTACAAGGTGCGCCTGTCGGTGGAGAACTGGACGATCCGCTAG
- the ispE gene encoding 4-(cytidine 5'-diphospho)-2-C-methyl-D-erythritol kinase, translated as MSFSIVPARLDQADTLCDIERAAQELFRGHPAWPSYAAATMDAQALAEAIGAGRVWVALDEDGCAVGFVGVAIEDGEVGIAEIDVLPSHGRRGIGAALLEHACMWAAESGYPSVVLGTLSDVPWNAPFYARHGFEPIAPRDYTPALVEHAESDRERGFPTHLRVFMRRRLQSSPAGWTRWPAPAKLNLFLRITGRRDDGYHELQTVFRLLDWGDELRLRVRADGAIRRLTDVPGVPAESDLMVRAARLLQEHAGSALGAEIELDKRIPMGGGLGGGSSDAATVLVALNQLWRCGLDEDTLAELGRQLGADVPVFVRGRSAWAEGVGERLTPLALPRRHYVVLDPHAHVPTAALFQAPELTRNAPPATISSFVSGETTENAFTPVVRERHPGVAAALDWLGRHGAARLSGSGGCVFLELRTLEQAQAIAARCPPEFTAHVATGVAVSPLLEALGRHEGGPHRP; from the coding sequence ATGAGCTTCAGCATCGTTCCCGCCCGCCTCGACCAGGCCGACACGCTGTGCGACATCGAGCGCGCGGCGCAGGAGCTGTTCCGTGGCCATCCCGCGTGGCCGTCGTATGCCGCCGCGACCATGGATGCGCAGGCGCTGGCTGAAGCGATCGGCGCGGGCCGCGTGTGGGTGGCGCTGGACGAGGATGGTTGCGCCGTGGGCTTCGTGGGCGTGGCAATCGAGGACGGCGAGGTCGGCATTGCCGAGATCGACGTGCTGCCCAGCCACGGCCGGCGCGGCATCGGTGCGGCGTTGCTGGAGCACGCCTGCATGTGGGCGGCCGAGTCGGGCTATCCGTCCGTGGTGCTGGGCACGTTGTCCGACGTGCCGTGGAACGCGCCGTTCTATGCTCGCCACGGTTTCGAGCCGATCGCGCCGCGCGACTACACGCCGGCGCTGGTGGAGCACGCCGAGAGCGATCGTGAGCGCGGGTTCCCGACGCATCTGCGGGTCTTCATGCGGCGCCGCCTGCAGTCATCGCCTGCCGGTTGGACGCGCTGGCCGGCGCCGGCCAAGCTCAACCTGTTCCTGCGCATCACCGGCCGCCGCGACGACGGTTACCACGAGCTGCAGACCGTGTTCCGCCTGCTGGACTGGGGCGACGAACTGCGCCTGCGCGTGCGCGCGGACGGGGCGATCCGCCGCCTCACCGACGTCCCCGGCGTGCCGGCCGAAAGCGATCTGATGGTGCGCGCCGCACGGTTGTTGCAGGAGCACGCGGGCAGCGCGCTCGGTGCCGAGATCGAGTTGGACAAGCGTATCCCGATGGGTGGCGGCCTCGGTGGCGGCAGCTCGGACGCGGCCACCGTGCTGGTGGCGCTGAACCAGCTGTGGCGCTGCGGCTTGGATGAAGACACGTTGGCCGAGCTGGGTCGGCAACTGGGCGCCGACGTGCCGGTGTTCGTGCGCGGCCGCTCGGCCTGGGCCGAGGGCGTGGGCGAGCGGCTCACCCCGCTGGCGCTGCCGCGGCGGCACTACGTGGTGCTCGATCCGCACGCCCACGTGCCTACCGCGGCGCTGTTTCAAGCGCCTGAATTGACACGAAATGCGCCCCCGGCGACAATTTCATCCTTTGTTTCGGGCGAAACGACGGAAAATGCCTTCACACCGGTGGTGCGCGAGCGCCATCCCGGCGTGGCGGCGGCGCTGGACTGGCTGGGCCGCCACGGGGCGGCAAGGCTTTCCGGCAGCGGCGGCTGCGTGTTCCTGGAGCTGCGCACGCTGGAACAGGCACAGGCCATCGCGGCTCGCTGCCCGCCGGAGTTCACGGCCCACGTGGCCACTGGCGTCGCGGTTTCGCCCTTGCTTGAAGCCCTGGGCCGCCACGAAGGCGGCCCGCACCGACCCTGA
- a CDS encoding ribose-phosphate diphosphokinase: MLFTGKAHPALAEDVAHRLGVPLGKALVSTFSDGEVQIEIEENVRNQDVFVLQPTGAPSAKNLVELLALADALKRASAASVTAVIPYFGYARQDRRPRSARVPITAKLVAKLISTAGVDRVLTVDLHAEQIQGFFDIPVDNVYASPVLLADIWRHFSMDDMIVVSPDVGGVVRARALAKRLDDADLAIIDKRRPKANVATVMNIIGDVAGKTCVMVDDIVDTAGTLCAAAAALKERGAKKVVAYCVHPVLSGAAMRNLENSQLDQLVVTNTLPLSPEAQACAKIRQLSVAELLAETIRRIAFGESVSSLYVD; encoded by the coding sequence ATGCTGTTTACCGGCAAGGCGCACCCCGCATTGGCGGAGGACGTCGCGCATCGCCTCGGCGTGCCGCTGGGCAAGGCGCTGGTCAGCACCTTCAGCGACGGCGAGGTGCAGATCGAGATCGAGGAGAACGTCCGCAACCAGGACGTGTTCGTGCTGCAGCCCACTGGCGCGCCGAGCGCGAAGAACCTGGTCGAGCTGCTGGCGTTGGCCGACGCGCTGAAGCGCGCCTCCGCCGCCAGCGTCACCGCGGTGATCCCGTACTTCGGCTATGCGCGGCAGGACCGTCGCCCGCGCTCGGCGCGCGTGCCGATCACCGCGAAGCTGGTGGCGAAACTGATCAGCACCGCCGGCGTCGACCGCGTGCTCACGGTGGACCTGCATGCCGAGCAGATCCAGGGCTTCTTCGACATCCCGGTGGACAACGTCTACGCCTCGCCGGTGCTGCTGGCCGACATCTGGCGCCACTTCAGCATGGACGACATGATCGTGGTGAGCCCGGACGTGGGCGGCGTGGTGCGCGCCCGCGCGCTGGCCAAGCGGCTGGACGACGCGGACCTCGCAATCATCGACAAGCGTCGCCCGAAGGCGAACGTGGCCACGGTGATGAACATCATCGGCGACGTGGCGGGCAAGACCTGCGTGATGGTGGACGACATCGTCGACACCGCCGGCACGCTGTGCGCCGCGGCCGCGGCGCTGAAGGAGCGCGGCGCGAAGAAGGTGGTGGCCTATTGCGTGCACCCGGTGCTGTCCGGCGCGGCGATGCGCAACCTGGAGAACTCCCAGCTCGACCAGCTGGTGGTCACCAACACGCTGCCGTTGAGTCCCGAGGCGCAGGCCTGCGCGAAGATCCGCCAGCTCTCGGTGGCCGAGCTGCTGGCCGAGACGATCCGCCGCATCGCCTTCGGCGAGTCGGTGAGTTCGCTGTACGTGGATTGA
- a CDS encoding 50S ribosomal protein L25/general stress protein Ctc: MAQTHEIKAESRKDEGKGASRRLRRASFVPAVVYGAGQPAQSIQIEHNTILLAAKHEWFFSSVLDLNVDGKVQKVLVRDWQKHPFKQQMMHMDFLRIDENAKLRVNVPLHFLNQEKSDAAKTSGVVISHNLTEVEVSCLPRDLPEFIELDLAGLKPGDIVHLSQVKLPKGVESVALHLGADHDMTVVTANTMKEEVEEAPADAAAATEAAPAAAAAPAKDAKK, encoded by the coding sequence ATGGCACAGACTCATGAAATCAAGGCCGAAAGCCGCAAGGACGAGGGGAAGGGTGCGAGCCGCCGCCTGCGTCGCGCGAGCTTCGTTCCGGCCGTCGTCTATGGTGCGGGCCAGCCCGCGCAGAGCATCCAGATCGAGCACAACACCATCCTGCTCGCCGCCAAGCACGAGTGGTTCTTCTCCTCCGTGCTCGACCTGAACGTCGACGGCAAGGTGCAGAAGGTGCTGGTGCGTGACTGGCAGAAGCATCCGTTCAAGCAGCAGATGATGCACATGGACTTCCTGCGCATCGACGAGAACGCCAAGCTGCGCGTGAACGTGCCGCTGCACTTCCTGAACCAGGAGAAGTCCGACGCCGCCAAGACCTCCGGCGTGGTGATCTCGCACAACCTGACGGAAGTGGAAGTCTCCTGCCTGCCGCGGGATCTGCCCGAGTTCATCGAGCTGGACCTGGCCGGCCTCAAGCCCGGCGACATCGTGCACCTCTCGCAGGTGAAGCTGCCGAAGGGCGTGGAGAGCGTGGCGCTGCACCTGGGCGCCGACCACGACATGACCGTGGTCACCGCGAACACGATGAAGGAAGAGGTCGAGGAAGCGCCGGCCGATGCCGCCGCCGCGACCGAGGCTGCGCCGGCCGCAGCCGCCGCGCCGGCCAAGGACGCCAAGAAGTAA
- the pth gene encoding aminoacyl-tRNA hydrolase → MAGLRLIVGLGNPGAEYLRTRHNAGFWFVDALVAGQGARWGFDGKLHGETCKLRIGGESVWLLKPATFMNKSGIAVASALRYYKIEPAECLVAHDDLDLPAGTTRLKFDGGHGGQNGLRDIVAHLGHGKFHRLRLGIGHPGHKDQVTSWVLGRPSAPDEDAILDGIARALDVLPLAVDGQFDKAMQKLHTVDDK, encoded by the coding sequence ATGGCAGGTCTCAGGCTCATCGTCGGACTGGGCAATCCCGGTGCCGAATACCTCCGAACCCGGCACAACGCCGGGTTCTGGTTTGTGGACGCCCTCGTGGCGGGGCAGGGTGCGCGCTGGGGCTTCGACGGCAAGCTGCACGGCGAGACCTGCAAGCTGCGCATCGGCGGCGAGAGCGTGTGGCTGCTCAAGCCCGCTACTTTCATGAACAAGAGCGGCATCGCGGTGGCATCCGCGCTGCGCTACTACAAGATCGAGCCTGCGGAATGTCTGGTCGCCCATGACGACCTGGACCTTCCCGCCGGCACCACGCGGCTGAAGTTCGACGGCGGCCACGGCGGCCAGAACGGCTTGCGCGACATCGTCGCCCATCTGGGCCACGGCAAGTTCCACCGTCTGCGCCTGGGCATCGGCCACCCCGGCCACAAGGACCAGGTCACCTCGTGGGTGCTGGGCCGGCCCTCGGCGCCGGACGAGGACGCGATCCTCGACGGCATCGCCCGCGCGCTGGACGTGCTGCCGCTGGCCGTGGACGGCCAGTTCGACAAGGCGATGCAGAAATTGCATACCGTCGATGACAAGTAG